AACGCCGGCGGCGCCACCGCGCGGATCGTCTTCAAGGCGCCCGGCGGCGAGAAGATGACCGACGCCGGCAACAAGGCGGCCGTCGAGAAGACCGTCAAGGAGCTGAGAAGCGGCTCCGAGGTCACCTCCGTCGCCGACCCCTACGCCGGGCACACCGTCAGCCAGAACGGCTCGATCGCCTACGCCTCGGTGAAGTACCAGGTCTCCGGCATGGAGCTGAAGGACTCCTCCAAGGACGCCTTGAAGGAAGCCGCCCAGCACGCGCGGGATGCCGGGCTGACCGTCGAGATCGGCGGTGACGCGCTCAACGCGACCCCCGAGACCGGCTCCAGCGAGGCAATCGGCATCGCGATCGCCGCCGTCGTCCTCGTCATCACCTTCGGCTCCCTGCTCGCGGCCGGATTCCCGCTGCTCACCGCCATCATCGGGGTCGGCATCGGCGTCTCCACGATCACCGCGCTCGCCAGCGCCCTGGACCTCGGCTCCACGACGTCCACCCTGGCTTCGATGATCGGCCTGGCCGTCGGCATCGACTACGCCCTGTTCATCGTCTCCCGCTACCGCGCCGAACTGGCCGAGGGCCGCGAGCGCGAGGAGGCGGCCGGACGGGCCGTCGGCACCGCGGGCTCGGCGGTGGTCTTCGCCGGCCTCACCGTGGTCATCGCCCTGGTCGGCCTGTCGGTCGTCAACATCCCGATGCTGACGAAGATGGGCGTCGCGGCGGCGGGCACGGTCGCCATCGCCGTCCTGATCGCCCTCACGCTGATCCCGGCGCTGCTCGGCTACGCGGGCCGCAGGGTCAAGCCGGCCGGCCAGAAGAGCAAGCTGCTCGGCGGCGGCCGTACGCCGAAGAAGCCGGGCCGCCCCAACATGGGCACCCGCTGGGCGAGCTTCGTCGTACGGCGCCCGGTCGCCGTCCTGCTGCTCGGCGTGCTCGGCCTCGGCGCGGCGGCGATCCCGGCGGCCTCCCTGGAGCTGGGCCTGCCCGACGACGGCTCCCAGCCGACCTCCACCACCCAGCGCCGCGCCTACGACCTGCTCTCCGAGGGCTTCGGACCGGGCTTCAACGGCCCGCTGATGGTCGTGGTCGACGCCAAGGGCAGCGCGCACCCCAAGACGGCGTTCACCAAGGTCGGCGACGAGATCAAGGGCCTGAACGACGTCGTCACGGTCACCCCGGCCATGCCCAACAAGGCCGGTGACACCGCGACGATCACCGTCGTACCCAAGTCCAAGCCGTCCTCCCAGACGACCCAGGACCTGGTGCACACCATCCGCGACAAGGGCGCGGACATCGCCGCGGAGACCGGCTCCAAGGTCCTGGTCACCGGCTCGACGGCGATGAACATCGACGTCTCGCAGAAGCTGAACGACGCGCTGCTGCCGTATCTGGCGCTGGTGGTCGGCCTCGCGT
Above is a genomic segment from Streptomyces fodineus containing:
- a CDS encoding MMPL family transporter, which translates into the protein MATYLYKLGRLAFRRRHFVALIWVALLTLAGVGAASAPAAGNTSFSIPGTEAQKAFDLLDQRFPGMNAGGATARIVFKAPGGEKMTDAGNKAAVEKTVKELRSGSEVTSVADPYAGHTVSQNGSIAYASVKYQVSGMELKDSSKDALKEAAQHARDAGLTVEIGGDALNATPETGSSEAIGIAIAAVVLVITFGSLLAAGFPLLTAIIGVGIGVSTITALASALDLGSTTSTLASMIGLAVGIDYALFIVSRYRAELAEGREREEAAGRAVGTAGSAVVFAGLTVVIALVGLSVVNIPMLTKMGVAAAGTVAIAVLIALTLIPALLGYAGRRVKPAGQKSKLLGGGRTPKKPGRPNMGTRWASFVVRRPVAVLLLGVLGLGAAAIPAASLELGLPDDGSQPTSTTQRRAYDLLSEGFGPGFNGPLMVVVDAKGSAHPKTAFTKVGDEIKGLNDVVTVTPAMPNKAGDTATITVVPKSKPSSQTTQDLVHTIRDKGADIAAETGSKVLVTGSTAMNIDVSQKLNDALLPYLALVVGLAFLLLIVVFRSVLVPLKAALGFLLSVLAALGAVVAVFQWGWLSGLMNVEQTGPVMSMMPIFMVGVVFGLAMDYEVFLVTRMREAYVHGEKPSQAVVTGFRYGARVVTAAAVIMIAVFSGFMGSSDSMVKMIGFGLAIAVFFDAFIVRMAIVPAVLALLGRRAWWLPKWLDRALPNVDVEGEGLRTQTDAGRKDADPDEERELVRA